From Scytonema millei VB511283:
CAGCCAGCAAGTTGATTCTGCTGCGTTAGAACAAATGCCTTTAGATCAACTGCAGCAAGTGGTACAAGATTTGCGGCGAGATTGGGAGAATGCTTGTCAGTTTGTCCACGAGCAAGAAGAGGAACTCAGAGCTAATCAACAGGCAATTGATGAAATTAAGGGGCGCTTGAGCCGAGCTGCTAGCGACGGGGAACGGGCGAATATAGAAGCAGAACTAAAAGACGAACAAGACAGTTATGAATTTCTGCTGCAAACCTTGATGGGTCAACGCCAAAATTTACAAGATCGCAAAGAAACTTTACGACAACACCAAACTATATTGTGGAGACGGCAGGGAATTCCAGTTGGCAATCGAGAAGGAGATTATAAATTAGATTTAGATCCACTATTAAGTCAAATTCAGTCGCAAAAACAACAGCAATCCCTAATACTGCAACAGCTAGAAAAGGAAATCGAGCAGATGCGCTCTGGATTTGACTTAGAGCAGGGAATGCTCGATCGGCAGGTGCAAGAACAGGAAAGACAGTGGCAGCAATTACAGACTTGGCAGCAAGAGTTGCTATCTTTGCGATCGCTGGCTGCCGATTGTAGCGGTAGAATAAATCTTTATAAAGAAATCCTCCGACCAGTACAAGATAGTTTGGATGGACTGCGACAGAAATTACAAGGAGTGGCGGGCATACTGAGCGTAGAAGCTAGCGAACCACCACAAGCAGCGATCGCTCAAATTCGCGCCAAAATTACGAGAAACTGATAAAAAAAGTCAAAAATCAGAAGTCAAAAGTCAAAAACTTAACGCTATAAGCATTTTGTATTGCGGCTTACTGGTGGCTGATTTCTGCCATGCTGCACTATGTTTAATTTATTTTAACCAAATCCAATCTTTGTCTACTGTGGCGATCGCACCGCCAGGAAAAGGATCTGTTTGCGTTCCGTTTGGAGCTGCAATCAAAGCCATAAGCTTTTCAATCTGCTCGAAGTTAGGAGAGCAACATAAAGTTTGCTGCAAAATCTGCCGCATCACGCGCCGTTGTAGAGCAATGTGGGCTGTTTGTAGAATGCGGCGGTTGATTTTTATGAGGGAGTTGGGAGTCGGGAGGAGCCAGTTGCGTGCGGGGGTGTCCCCCGTTGAGCAAACTGGCGTTCGGGAGTCGGAGAATATTAGATTTTGGATTTTGGATTTCGGATTGTTCCTCTGCCCCTCTGCTCCTCTGCCCCTCTGCTCCCTTGCTTCCTTGTCCCCCTGTCCCCTTTTCCCTTTGTCTTCCCAATCGACAGCAAGCTGTCGCAACTCATCGGCTGCTCGTTCGAGATATTCGACTTCTGCTTGTAAAAGCTCCGCAGTTTGAGCTAGGGTTAGCTCTACTTGAGAGTTGAAGTGGGTTTGGATGTAGGGCAACAATTCTTGTCGGATGCGGTTACGGGCATATTTGAGGTCTAAGTTAGTTGTATCTTCCCATACCTGAAGTTGCCGCTCTTGGCAAAATCGAGCGGTTTCAGTTCGCGTAACTTCTAAGAGGGGACGTACTAGTAGGGGTACGTAGCTTTGCGTCCCTACATGCAGAGGGCGTTGCCAAGTTAAAGCTTGCAAGCCATCTGCACCACTACCGCGAATTAAATTGTATAGTAAGGTTTCGGCGCGATCGCTGGCTGTGTGTCCCGTAGTGATAGAGGGGTAATTATGCGTTTGAGCGATCGCGGCTAGAGTTTGATAGCGCCATTGTCGTGCGGCTGCTTCATTGAGTAGAGGCTGCTCGGCTGTATGGCAATAAAAAGGAACTGCCCAATGTTGAGCTAATCGCGCCACAAAGTCAGCGTTAGCCTGAGAGTCAGAACGCCAACGATGATCGCAGTGAGCAATTCCTATGTGCCATTCCCACTTGGGTTGTAAATCTAAGAGTAATTGGACGAGGCATAAAGAATCTTGTCCGCCAGATACAGCGACGAGCAATCGCTGACGCTTCTCCAAGAGATGACGCGATCGCAGGGTACGATGTAGGCGGGCGTGAAGCGGAGTCCAGTTAGCGTGACTCATCTTAGTTGGTTTTTTGTCTGTCACTTAAAAAAACCAACCGTAAGAATGCAAACCTTTACCTAAAAGATTCACACCCAGATAGCAAACCCAAACGATGACGAAACCAGTTGCAGCTAGAATGGCTGGGCGACGACCTTGCCAACCACGGGTAATACGGGCGTGAAGATAGGCAGCAAATACTAACCAAGCAATCAACGCCCATGTCTCTTTCGGGTCCCAACTCCAGTAAGAACCCCAAGCCTCGTTAGCCCAAACTGCACCCGCAATAATACCGATTGTTAGTAAAGGAAAGCCGAGTCCAATGGTGCGATAGCTAATGTTGTCTAAGGTTTCGGCAAGACTGAGGCGTTGGGGAGAGAGTGTGAGGGAGTCGGCAGCCGATAGGGGCGCACTGCTGTGTGCCCGTACAGAAGAGTCGGGAGTAGAGGATGTCATAACATTGAGAACAGCAGTTTTACCGTTTCCATTAGTTTCTAGCATTAAAGGATTAGAAGCATCGGCAGCAACTGCTGGAGAAAGTTGAGTTAGATCGGTATTGCGTTGGAGACGATAGCCGTTTTGTCGATAACCTCCAGTACCAACAGAACTACCATGCAATTCAATTTCTTTGCCACCAGAAACGATCAAAAAGGCGATCGCTAGCAGAGAACCTACAAGTAAAGCAGCATAACTCAGCATCATGACGCTAACATGCATCATTAACCAATTAGACTTGAGGGCAGGGACGAGGGGGGCAGAGGTTTGCATATCTGATGGTAAAGTCAAAGCTGCAAAAGCAGCGATACCCATAGCAACAGGAGCGGTGAAAACTCCTACCAATCGGCTACGGCTGCTACTTTCCGCGATCAGATGAACCGCAGTTACTCCCCAAGCAAGGAAAAATAGAGATTCATAAAGATTGCTAATCGGAAAATACCCAGCTTCCAGCCATCTTGCTCCTAACAGAGTCGCAATACATAAATTAGCGATCGCCATTCCCGCCGTACCCACAGTTGGGAGAAAGCGCAGCCCTGGAAAAGCCGCTCCAACCCAATAGACTAACATTGTCAGAAATAGGACGGCAAACGAGGCATTGTCCAGCCAATTCTGAAGTAAAACCAAATTCATAATCAGTGTTCTCCTATATTTTTTTGTCAAGCATCGAGAGTCTTATTTCGATCCTACTGGGGAACAGTTATCAGTTACCAGTTATCAGTCACCAGCGACCAGTTAATTCCGCCTCCCGACTTCCCTACGGGCGGGTTTAACAAATAGATTGACAGCAAGGGCTGTAAATTTTGGTGAAAACCCGCCCCTACCGACTCCCGATCTTCTTCAGGGCAACAAAAACATCGTAACGGATACTGCGATCGCTACTGATGGCGGAGGTAACACCGATGGAACGGGTCGCGTCGAAGAATATTTGTTGACCGGAAAACAGCTGCGGCAGGGGCAAGGCTTTGACTGTTGGTTCCACATCAAGAAAAAACTGACCGTTAGTTGCGTTCAGCGCTGAAGGAACTGTCTGTTGAAATTGTGCGGCACTCGCTAAATTGCTTTGAGGCTGAGGAATCAGCCGTTCTGCTACAGGTGCGCCGAGAGCGAAGAAAGCAACATCTCCATCCAGCCAACCGCGCGTCGCCACTGTGCCGTAAGGTGCAATCCAATTTGTCACAGTACGATCTTTGATTTTGGTTTCTTGTACTTGAAATTGATATTTACTCCGCATCACCCGTTCGAGTTGAAATAAAGCTTGTTCGGCTTTATTGCGATTTTTGGTTTGGACTAAAAATACTAAAGAAAGGGCAAAATTATCTGGCGCACCTGCTTTGGGAGCCGCAGGAACCATAGATACGGCAAACTCACCATCCATCCAACTGAGCAAATCTTGGTCTAAGTCCAGTCCTGTAACTGAGGTTACACCTTTACGCAGTTCTTGGGGACGGATAGGTGCTTGGGGATTAGATTGTACTTCTCGGGCGTATTCTTGCCATAGCCGCTGTAAATTGCCGCTTGAGAGCATCATTAATGTTTCTGCCGGTAGGCGGCTTTGCATTTTGCCCGCATTGTTTTCTACAGCGAATACTTGTTGGCTGTCGGGCTTGCGCCAGGAAATACTTTTGAGGCGAATTCCTTCTGATTCCAGATTAATAGTAGCAGCTACACCTTGGTTATTTTGCAACTGAGCTAATCCTTGGGGTGAAAACGAGCGGCTGGGATTTGCAGCAGCAATTCTCGCAGCTACGGGTACGTTGACGTACAGTTGAGCAAAACGCTGCTTGGTAGCAATCTGCTCAAAAGCATTGGTGTAACCTGCTGTTTGCTTTAGGGAAGCAGCCGTACCTTTATAAGTATCGATCGCTCTATCCGTCGCTTGCGGACGATCTGTGACGATTAAATAACGCCCATCTAGGACGGCGGCTGAATAATATTGCGCTTTGGCTGCTTGAGTCTCTCTAATCTCAACGCCTTTATAGTTTCGCTGGCGAGTTTTGCCTTGTGCGGACGGTTTGGGTTGCTCTAAAATCCGCTTTGCTGCAATTCGATCGGCAATGGGCAACACCATCACCAGAGACTGCTGGCGATCGCTATTCGGTGGCAAAGATGAGTTTGATGTCGCTGGTATGGACGGTGGCAGAAAGGCAATACTAACTTCTTTACCAACCCAAGGCTGGATATCGCGCTGGTAGTTGTAACCGTTTGCTGTGAGGAGGCGATCGCCCAACTGGGCTAAATTTGTCTTGAGCTGGGCTTGAATTTGGGGCGTACCGAACTGTTGGAGTTGCTGCCACTGCTGGGTATTTGTAGAAATAGATAGAGCCACCAAAGCATCTTGGGGGATAATATTAGAACCCACAGGCAGGTTTTCTAATTGCCCTTGGCTTTGGAGGAATACCCAGTAAGCAGTTGCTCCCCCACCAATTAATAAGCCAGTAGCTCCCAAAGTTAATAGAAGGGAAGGTTTACGTTTTTTAGGCATGGGATTAATGAAGACAGAGGATGTCTCGGCGAGCGAAGATCTGTAACGATTTTGCCCTCAAAATAGCCTAGAGAAGCACTATTCTAGTTTATTTTTTCTGTGCTTATACTGCCTCTAGGCGATCGCCAAAATCACCAGAAAATAACGAATCTACAAGTTAAGATTTCTTCATGCGTAAAAGTTCGCCATCTAAAAGTAACGCTAGTCATTTGCGGCAAGTCCCATCAACTATATGGATGTTAGGTTTCACTAGCTTATTTGCAGATGTCAGCACGGAGATCGTTCAAAGTGTCTTGCCAGTGTTTCTCGTATCAAGTTTGGGAGTTAATCTCGTCACTGTAGGTTTGATTGATGGGTTAGGTGAAGCCATAGCATCTATTGGCAAGATTTTTTCTGGGGCAATTAGCGATTACATCGGTCATCGTAAGTGGTTAGCTGTGTCAGGTTATGGACTTAGCGCGATCGCCAGACCCATGTATCCACTTGCCAACAGTGTCATCGGAGTTTTGATGGCAAAGTTGTTAGATAAATCGGGCAAAGGCATTCGTGTTGCGCCACGCGATGCCCTTGTTGCAGATTGCGTACTGCCACAAATACGCGGTACAGCCTATGGTTTGCGTCAAGGACTAGATACTATTGGAGCAATAATTGGACCCCTGATTGCTGCTACTGTACTAAATTCAATTTCTGGAAGCTTTCACGTAGTTTTCTGGATATCTTGTATTCCAGCGGCGATCTCTGTATTGGTTCTAGCCTTGGGTGTAAAAGAACCAAATATCAGCCATGCTGGGCAACGACGTAAATTTCCTCTAGGGTTTGCAGAACTCAAACGTCTGGGAATAAGTTTTTGGTCGCTCATGCTTGTCATCGTTATGTTGCTGTTGATGCGCTTTAGCGAGTCCTTCATGCTTTTACGAGGGGAGAATTTAGGTTTATCTGTTGCATCCGTGCCGTTGCTGTTAGCAGCAATGAATCTTGTCGCTGCTTCTGTTTCTTTGCCTTTTGGTCGATTGTCTGACAGAATTGGTCGTCGAGGGCTAATTGCTGCGGGTTTTGGCGTTCTTGTTGTGTCTCACATTGTTTTCATGCTTGCTGTTGCTCCACAAATGGTATTTGTTGGTGCAGCCCTGTGGGGATTGCATCTTGGCATCA
This genomic window contains:
- the tilS gene encoding tRNA lysidine(34) synthetase TilS — translated: MSHANWTPLHARLHRTLRSRHLLEKRQRLLVAVSGGQDSLCLVQLLLDLQPKWEWHIGIAHCDHRWRSDSQANADFVARLAQHWAVPFYCHTAEQPLLNEAAARQWRYQTLAAIAQTHNYPSITTGHTASDRAETLLYNLIRGSGADGLQALTWQRPLHVGTQSYVPLLVRPLLEVTRTETARFCQERQLQVWEDTTNLDLKYARNRIRQELLPYIQTHFNSQVELTLAQTAELLQAEVEYLERAADELRQLAVDWEDKGKRGQGDKEAREQRGRGAEGQRNNPKSKIQNLIFSDSRTPVCSTGDTPARNWLLPTPNSLIKINRRILQTAHIALQRRVMRQILQQTLCCSPNFEQIEKLMALIAAPNGTQTDPFPGGAIATVDKDWIWLK
- the ccsB gene encoding c-type cytochrome biogenesis protein CcsB, producing MNLVLLQNWLDNASFAVLFLTMLVYWVGAAFPGLRFLPTVGTAGMAIANLCIATLLGARWLEAGYFPISNLYESLFFLAWGVTAVHLIAESSSRSRLVGVFTAPVAMGIAAFAALTLPSDMQTSAPLVPALKSNWLMMHVSVMMLSYAALLVGSLLAIAFLIVSGGKEIELHGSSVGTGGYRQNGYRLQRNTDLTQLSPAVAADASNPLMLETNGNGKTAVLNVMTSSTPDSSVRAHSSAPLSAADSLTLSPQRLSLAETLDNISYRTIGLGFPLLTIGIIAGAVWANEAWGSYWSWDPKETWALIAWLVFAAYLHARITRGWQGRRPAILAATGFVIVWVCYLGVNLLGKGLHSYGWFF
- a CDS encoding DUF3352 domain-containing protein, encoding MPKKRKPSLLLTLGATGLLIGGGATAYWVFLQSQGQLENLPVGSNIIPQDALVALSISTNTQQWQQLQQFGTPQIQAQLKTNLAQLGDRLLTANGYNYQRDIQPWVGKEVSIAFLPPSIPATSNSSLPPNSDRQQSLVMVLPIADRIAAKRILEQPKPSAQGKTRQRNYKGVEIRETQAAKAQYYSAAVLDGRYLIVTDRPQATDRAIDTYKGTAASLKQTAGYTNAFEQIATKQRFAQLYVNVPVAARIAAANPSRSFSPQGLAQLQNNQGVAATINLESEGIRLKSISWRKPDSQQVFAVENNAGKMQSRLPAETLMMLSSGNLQRLWQEYAREVQSNPQAPIRPQELRKGVTSVTGLDLDQDLLSWMDGEFAVSMVPAAPKAGAPDNFALSLVFLVQTKNRNKAEQALFQLERVMRSKYQFQVQETKIKDRTVTNWIAPYGTVATRGWLDGDVAFFALGAPVAERLIPQPQSNLASAAQFQQTVPSALNATNGQFFLDVEPTVKALPLPQLFSGQQIFFDATRSIGVTSAISSDRSIRYDVFVALKKIGSR
- a CDS encoding MFS transporter: MRKSSPSKSNASHLRQVPSTIWMLGFTSLFADVSTEIVQSVLPVFLVSSLGVNLVTVGLIDGLGEAIASIGKIFSGAISDYIGHRKWLAVSGYGLSAIARPMYPLANSVIGVLMAKLLDKSGKGIRVAPRDALVADCVLPQIRGTAYGLRQGLDTIGAIIGPLIAATVLNSISGSFHVVFWISCIPAAISVLVLALGVKEPNISHAGQRRKFPLGFAELKRLGISFWSLMLVIVMLLLMRFSESFMLLRGENLGLSVASVPLLLAAMNLVAASVSLPFGRLSDRIGRRGLIAAGFGVLVVSHIVFMLAVAPQMVFVGAALWGLHLGITQGVLTALITDVVPSDLRGTAFGAFHLISGLTILLGSLIAGWLWDSFGAPAPFALAACSGVIGIAAFQFLPSSQSSGAV